Within Winogradskyella helgolandensis, the genomic segment CTCCTCTATTGAATATTACCTCTCACTACTTGATGCTGAAAACCAAGAAAATGCCATTGACGGTAGTTCTTTTGATAATTTTTTCAACCCACAAATTATTTATACTAGGGTCACCAACAATACTACTAGCTGTGTTAACTTTAGTGAAATTTCGTTAGAAGTTAGTACAACAGCAACTAACAACGCTAGTATCCAGCTATGTGATACAGATGGTACTGAAGATGGTTTTATGGAATTTAATCTCGGTACGGTAGCTGGTACTATTTTTCCGAATACAATTGAAGATTTTGTTTTGGTCTTTTACGAAACCTACGAAGATGCCTTATTGGAAACCAATCCTATTTCGGGAACATTTACGAACACCATACCGTATAATCAAACCATTTATGGACGTATGGAAAATGAAAATGCATGTTATGGGATTAGCGAAATAGAACTGACCGTTTTTAAATTACCAAATATCGAAACGACGTTTGAAACGCAATATTGTCTTAACTTTTTTCCAGAAACGATAACACTCAATGGTGGTGTTATTGACGACATCCCTAACAATTACTATTATGAATGGTCTACAGGAGAAGACACCTCAACTATAGATATTAATGCTCCTGGAACCTATACCGTAAGAGTAACCAATACAAATGGTTGTTTTAAAGATAGAACCATAACGGTTTCTCCTTCAAATATAGCCACAGTCACTAATATTGAAGTTGTGGATGCTACTCAGAATAACAGCATAACTATTTTTGTTAGTGGTGAAGGTGATTATGAATATGCGCTAGATGATATAAATGGGCCATATCAAAGTTCTACAACTTTTGAAAATGTAGAACCAGGACTTTACACGGTTTATATCAAAGATAAAAATGATTGTGGCATTACAGACGCTTTAGTTTCTGTAATCGGTTTTCCTAAATTCTTTACTCCAAATGACGATACCGTTAATGATTTTTGGCAAGTGAAAGGAATTTCTTCACTTTTTCAAGAGAATTCTTCTGTATTAATTTTTGATCGTTATGGCAAACTATTAATAGAACTCGATCCTTTAAGTGTCGGTTGGGATGGTACATTTAATGGCGAACAAATGCCAACAAGTGATTATTGGTTTAAAGTGAAGCTTCAAGATGGTCGTACATTTACCAATCATTTTTCATTGAAACGGTAAATAAAAAATTGTATTTTCGTTTGACCAACCCCATAAAATTGAAAAAATATTTTTACATATTATGTTTCCTACTGATTGGTTTTACTTTTCCTGTAATAGCTCAAGATGTATCATTATTCCAACAATACAACGGCAGGTATGATTATACAGCGATAGGCAACACCATGAATACTGTTGAAAACGGTACTTTAGGTCCTTGTACTATTTTAACCTCCTCATCTGCCAACTTATCACTTAATAGCGACCAAACTATAGTAGCCGCTTATTTGTATTGGGCTGGTTCTGGGAATGGAGATTTAAATATCTCAATAAATAATATAGACATTACTGCAGAACGTACTTTTAGTGACGCTTTAGATAGTAGCAGAGTGTTCTTCGCTGCTTTTGCAGATGTTACCTCTATAATTATAGATCAAGGTAGTACAGATTACACCATTTCTAATTTTGACCTTAATGCTGTTATTGCTCCATATTGTCCTTCTGGTACAAATTTTGGAGGTTGGGCAATTACGGTGATTTACGAAGATAGCAACCTTCCTCTAAATCAACTTAATGTTTATGATGGTTTACAAAGTGTTCCGGATAACTTAAGTATTTCATTAGATAATTTAAACGTATTAGACAATGAAAATGCTAAAATTGGATTCATTGCTTGGGAAGGAGATCGGTCTATTGCTGTTAATGAACAGCTGACTATAAACGGTAACGTCATTAGTAATTATCCGTTGAATCCTGCGAACAATGCTTTTAATGGTACAAATTCTTTCACAGGAGCGACCAATCTATATAATATGGATATTGATGTGTATAATATTCAAGATAATATAGCGATTGGAGATACGTCTGCCACCATTGCACTGACTTCTGGACAAGATTTTGTAATGATAAATAATATCATCACCGTACTAAACAGTCAGCTTCCAGATGCTACGATAACCATAGACGACGACACCATCAGTTGTGGAGACACTACAATTGAAATATTTTACACCGTATATAATAGTAATAGCACCGATATTTTACCTGCACAGACACCCATTGCATTTTATTATAATGGTGAATTTATAGGAGCTAGTGAAACCGCAGCTGATATTGCTATTAATGGTAGTGAGATGAACTCTATTTACCTTAATCTACCTGAAAATTCAGAGCCAAATGTTACAATCATTGCCATAGTAGATGATGACGGTACTATGAATGGCGTTGTAACAGAAACTAACGAAAATAACAACAGTGCGTTCTCGGAAATAACACTACAAATTATTCCGGGAATTGTTGTTTTACCTAGCCTTATAGGTTGTAATGAAGGATTTGAAACGGCGAGCTATAATTTATTTGAAGCTTTAAATACGTTAAATCTGAATGAAGAAAACGTCACCTTTTATCTCGCCTTAGAGGATTTAGAAGTTGCCTCTAATGAGATATCTATACCATCGGATTATAATAACCTTTCAAATCCGGAAACAATTTATGTTAGAGTAGAACGTGTTCCGTGTTATGAAATTTTTCAATTTAACTTAACCATCGAAAATTGTCCTCCATACATTCCTCAAGGCTTCTCCCCTAATGGCGACACTAAAAATGACTGGTTTAACATTCAAGATTTATACGACATATTTACTGAACACAAATTACAGATTTACAATCGTTACGGTGACTTAATCTTTGTAGGAGACAATGAAAAACCTTGGGATGGCACAATTAATAGAGGCCTTAATAATATTGGAGGCCTGTCACCAGTTGGCACCTATTACTATATTTTGAATTTAAATGATCCAAATTATAAACCTTTTGTAGGTTGGGTTTACGTAAATTATTAGAACTGTTAAAATTTTAGTCCGTTCGTCTTATTTTTTTGCATTTGTACTTTTGTTCTATTATTTTTATAATCAATAGCAGAATTTCATCGCTAATTCCCTCAAAATTTTATTAAAAATTCCCTCAAAAAATTATAATAGTTCATTGTAGTACCTCTAATTTTATTTTAGGTTTACTATGGCTATGAAATTAAATTACTGACACTTAATTTAAGATATTTCTTACAAAACAAAAGTAAATAATCTGATTTTCAAGTGTAAGAATATTCTCTTTTCACTGCTTCCAACAGCTAAAAAGCCCATTTTTCGGGCCCAAATGTTAACATTTCGTGTATTTCGACGTATTTTTTTGTATTTCATCTTATTTTAATATACTTTTCGGCCATAATTAAATAATGTGTGCGAGTCGACTCCAAATCTACCCTACACTAACATAGTAACCCTTAACCGAAACTAATGACTTATTTAAACCGCTCCCTCTGCTTATTTATAGGCTTAATTTGTACTATTTCTTTTGCCCAACAAGTTACCGTAGATAATTCAGTTTCACCACAAGACTTAATTCAAAACACACTAATACAAGGTTGTGTAGAAGTCTCAAATATTAACTCACCCTCAAACGGCTCTTCTATTGGTATCGGTAGTTATGGTTACTTTGAACGCGCCTCCTCAGATTTCCCTTTCGAAAATGGAATTGTATTAACAACAGGAAATGCAACTTCAGCTGGTAACGGACAAAACAATGATATTTTAAACGAAGGAGATGCGACTTGGCTAACTGATAGTGATCTCGAAGCCACGTTAGGCATTTCTGGTACTGTTAACGCAACCTCTATAGAATTTGAGTTTATTTCTATTTCAAATCAAATACAATTTAACTATATACTAGCTTCCGAAGAATATTTCGGGAATTTCCCTTGTGATTATTCTGATGGTTTTGCTTTCTTAATTAAAGAAGCAGGAACTTCCGATCCTTATACAAACATCGCTTTAATACCAGGGACATCAACACCAGTAAATACGCAAACGGTTCATGATGAAATTGTCGGATTTTGTCCAGCTTCAAACGGAGAATATTTTGAAGGTTATAATTTAGGAGACACCAATTATAATGGAAGAACAGCAGTTCTTTCTGCCACAGCTACTATTCAACCTAACGTACAATATCAAATTAAATTGGTTATTGCAGATCAAAATGATCAAAATTACGATTCTGCGGTATTTATAGAAGGTAATAGTTTTGATGCTTCGGTAGATTTAGGAGAAGATTTCTCTACATGTGCTAGTAGTGTTGCATTAGATGGAAACATCGATAACCCTAATGCTGTGTATTCTTGGTATTTCAATAACTCACAAATTCCTACGGCAAATGGATCGACCTTAACAGCGTTAGAGTCTGGTAACTATCGTGTAGAAATTCAATTGCCCCTTGCAGGAAGCTCTTGTATTATAGAGGATGATATTGAAGTGACTTTAAGTTCTACACAAACGTCTGATCCTATTAGCGACTATCAACTTTGTGATGATTTAAGCGGAGATGGTATAGAAACATTTGATTTATCTACTAAAGACGCTGAAGTTATAGCCTCAGTGCCATCATCTTCGTATACCATTTCATATCACTATGACAATACAGATGCTATAAATAATAGTAATGCTATTACAAGTCCTATTCAAAACACCTCGAATCCACAATCTATTCATGTAAGAATTGAAGATACAGTAAATGGTTGTTTAGCTTTTTCAACATTTAACTTGGTTGTAAATGCATTACCAATCATTTCTAACCCAACAGAGCTAGAAGTTTGTAATGATGGTTCTGCTGACGGAAGAGTAGCCATGAATTTAAACGCTTATAAAGATACCGAAATCACACTTTCGCAACCCAACCTTGTGGTTAGCTATCATAGCTCTGCTGCAGATGCAACTGCTGGTATTAATGCGTATTCTATGCCTTATACCAACACCAATGCTACAGAACAAGTATTTGTGAGTGTTAAAAACACAGAAACCGGTTGTATTAGCACAACAAC encodes:
- a CDS encoding T9SS type B sorting domain-containing protein; this encodes MKKYFYILCFLLIGFTFPVIAQDVSLFQQYNGRYDYTAIGNTMNTVENGTLGPCTILTSSSANLSLNSDQTIVAAYLYWAGSGNGDLNISINNIDITAERTFSDALDSSRVFFAAFADVTSIIIDQGSTDYTISNFDLNAVIAPYCPSGTNFGGWAITVIYEDSNLPLNQLNVYDGLQSVPDNLSISLDNLNVLDNENAKIGFIAWEGDRSIAVNEQLTINGNVISNYPLNPANNAFNGTNSFTGATNLYNMDIDVYNIQDNIAIGDTSATIALTSGQDFVMINNIITVLNSQLPDATITIDDDTISCGDTTIEIFYTVYNSNSTDILPAQTPIAFYYNGEFIGASETAADIAINGSEMNSIYLNLPENSEPNVTIIAIVDDDGTMNGVVTETNENNNSAFSEITLQIIPGIVVLPSLIGCNEGFETASYNLFEALNTLNLNEENVTFYLALEDLEVASNEISIPSDYNNLSNPETIYVRVERVPCYEIFQFNLTIENCPPYIPQGFSPNGDTKNDWFNIQDLYDIFTEHKLQIYNRYGDLIFVGDNEKPWDGTINRGLNNIGGLSPVGTYYYILNLNDPNYKPFVGWVYVNY